The genome window AGCACAACGAGCACTGCCTATATTGACACGCGCACCGGGACTTTTATGGGGTTGACGATCCTCAAAGCGGCTTTCTCATCGGAATCCGAACTCGGCTCCGAAGAAGGCGACCGCGCTCAAAAGATATTCGAGGCGTTAGTCGATAACTACCTGTGCAATCTTTCTGTAGAAGTATTTCGCGAGCAGTGTGAACACTTGTTACCTGGACAGATGCATGGCGCGGAATTTCTTGAGAAGTACGGGGAAACTGTTGATACTGTTACACAGGTTGATCCACAGAAGGTATATCCTATCAGGAGCCGGGTACAGCACGCAGTTTACGAAAACGCACGCGTCAAACGGTTTATTGCCGCCATAAAAAACGCCGATAAAGATCCGGATAACATACAGGAGTACCTGAGAGAAGCTGGTAGCCTCATGTATGAATCGAATGACAGTTACCGCGATCTGGCAGGACTCGGTTCACTCGAAGTTGATGGACTTGTTAACATTGCACAGAAGATTGGAGAGCAGGGTGGTATCTACGGTGCTAAAATTACTGGCGGTGGCGGCGGTGGCACTGTTGCCCTGCTGTGTCACGGTAGTGTGGAGAATTCCCTGACACAAATCCTCGCTGCCTATAAACTTGCTTGGGGAATCGATGGCGAACTCATCCGAGGAAACGCCGCTGGGGCGTTTGAGTTTGGTCATATTCTCTGGGAATTGAAAGAACTTGAACCGCCTACGCATTTTTAACGAATGGTTATCAGCACTCAGGGCGGTTGCATTGCAACCTTTTGGCTTTCGGAACGACGCTCTGAATAGGAATGTGCTATTTCTATAAGAAGCATATTCAATGACCAGAAGTCCACCGATTGCTGACGGCTGATAGCCGACTGCTGTAAAGAAAGTGAAAATGGAGCAAAACTTAGACAGGCAAGACCAGCACCGTGGAATCGGCGTCACATGGCGCGCAATACTTATTGCTATTTTCTTAATCCCACCTAATGTCTTTTGGGTTATTGAAGTTGAGTGTGTCTGGCATTCTGGACACCCAACGACCATCTCCCTGTTCTGGAACGTCGTTCTCAACATCTTTTTCCTGATCTTGATAAATCTCTTCCTCAAGCGTGTCGCGCCACGATCTGCGCTAACACAAGGTGAATTAATCACCATATACGCGATGCTCTCTATCGCGTCTGGCTTGGCTGGTCATGATACGTTAGCCTTGACAATTCCAGCACTCCCGCACGCCTTCTGGTTCGCAACAATTGAGAACGATTGGGCGGATATGTTTCACAGTTATATCCCACAACATCTCGTTGTCGCGGACAGAGAGATTATCCGAGGATTTTACGAAGGCAATACACCCTTTTACAATGCTAAAATTGGTGGGGCATGGATAATGCCCACTTTGTGGTGGACATCGCTTATTATTGCTCTCGGTACCATCATGATTTGTGTAAATGTGCTGATTCGGAAACAGTGGACAGAACATGAGAAATTGGCGTATCCAATTATCCAACTCCCGATGGCAATTACAGAAAGAGGTGGAGCCGCGCAGCTCTTTAGAAGTCGTATTCTATGGTATGGGTTTATCATCGCTGCAGTGATAAATGTCTGGCACGGTTTAGCACACTTTTTCCCTGTCCTGCCAGATTTCAGTGTGCGTCATAATGCACGGAATTGGGGTAGATTCTTCACTGAAAAACCGTGGAACGCTGTCGGTGGTATCCCTGTGCCGCTCTATCCATTTGTAATCGGCTTAGGATTCCTTTTACCACTTGATTTGTCCTTTTCTATGTGGTTTTTCTACCTGTTTGAGAAGGCACAACGGGTTTTCGGTAGTGCACTCGCAATTCCAGCACCGTTCCCGTACGGTAGTGAACAGTCCATCGGTGGTTGGATGGCGATCTTTGTGATCGCACTCCTTGTAACGCGTAAACACATTGCAAAGGTTGTGCGCACAATCTTAGGCATGGCCGGTAGCATTGATGACTCACAAGAACCGATTCGTTATCGTACAGCACTCCTGCTCATTGTTGTTTCCAGTCTCTATACCATCTGGTTCTGCCTGAAGGCGGGAATGACCCTCCCAATTATTCTCCCCTTCTTTGCGTTTTTCTCCGCCATTTCGATTGCTATTACGCGCGTTCGCGCGGAACTCGGTCCTCCCGCACATGAGATGGCAGGCATGTGTAACGCGCAACAGTTCTTAATTAATATCTTGGGGACACGCCGTATCGGACCGAATAATCTGACAGTTTTCCCTTACTTTTGGTTTTTCAGCGGGCGTGGATATCGTGAACACATTATGCCGCATCAGCTCGAAGCGTTCAAGATGGCAGAACGGGCGAATATGAACACGAAACGCCTGGTGCTTGCAATGGTTATTGCTGTCATTCTTGGATCCCTTGCATCATTTTGGGCAACGCTCAGCGAACTCTATCGTCTCGGTGGCGCAATTACAGGCGCAGGCGGTGGTATTGGACCCTCTGTTGGACATATCGGTCAGTTCGGTTGGCTTGCCGGTCTGTTTGCTTTCCCACGTGACCCAGACATCACCGCAATGGGTTTCATGGCAGGTGGCATGGGCTTCACTTTCTTCCTCATGGTGATGCGGATGCGTTTTATTTGGTGGCCCCTCCATCCTGCGGGTTATCCTATCTCCATGACGGGTGGCGTTGGCTACTTTTGGAGTTGTCTCGTTATCAGCAGTTTTCTTAAATGGATGGCACTCCGATTCGGTGGACCGGGGACTTATCGGACGATGGTGCTCTTCTTCTTCGGTGTTATTCTCGGTGAATACTGTGTTGGCGCGTTCTGGAGCGTTTTAAGCGTCATCATTCGTGAACCTATCTACGACTTCGCGCCGGGGTAGAAAATTGTAAAGTGTACTAAAATGCCTAAGGTTGACGCGGCAATCAGACAATAACTTGCAAACTTTAGCTTCACTTTTAAACTTAGAAACTCTATCTCGACGATAATCATTTAGAATTTATGATAAATAGAATTTATGATAAAATTTCGACTGATTTACCTCTATCTTTTAACAGCAAGTCTCATTCCAGCGGCAACATGCCTCGCGGCGGACGAAGGTGCGCATGCCGCTGAATTTCTCAGCCACGGTGTAGGCGCACGCGCTTTAGGAATGGGAAGCGCGTTCGTTGCTATTGCTGACGATGCAACAGCGACCTACTGGAACCCCGCCGGACTTACCAAAGTCAAGAAGCACAGTTTTTCCGCCATGTATTCCGATACCTTTAGCACGGGGGATGGGAGTTGGCTGAGTAGAGGTTTGGTTACCTATAATTTCCTTAACTACGTTTATCAGATTGAGGATATCGGCAGCCTCGGTCTAAGTTGGATTCGGCTCGGTGTTGATGACATACCACGCACAACCTTCATTGATGTCAACAATAACGGCTTTCTCGGCGATTTTCAGGACAAGAACGGCAACGGCATCAAAGATGAGGGGGAGCCTTTTATCGACAAACCTGAAGTCGCTGAGTATTTCAGCAATACCGATAATGCCCTCCTTATTTCTTATGCTCGCCAGGTCCACCCGATGGTATCTGTCGGCGGCAACCTCAAACTCCTCAACCAATCCATTTTTGAGAACAGCGGAAACGGTTTCGGGATTGACATCGGTCTGATTGCGGAACCCTACAAAGGGGTTCGAGTCGGTGCAATGTTGTTGGATGCGACAGGCACACAGGTCCGATGGGATACCCCTGATAAGCCGACGTTTACCCGCACGCGCCGACTCCGATTCGGCGCAGCTTACCAGTTTACTGTGCCGCGTCTCGGCAAGGGTGCTATCGGTGCCGACTTTGAAACAGATCAAGCGGATCTGGAAACAGACGGCTCCGGAGGCGGACTTGTCCTACGTGTCGGCGCGGAATACTGGCTTTTCAACACCCTCGCACTTCGTGGTGGCTGGAACGGACATGGACTGTCGGCAGGTGCCGGACTCCGCTTACGGGTAAATGCCATGTCGTTCTTTGTCAACTACGCTTTCAATACCCACACCCTCGGCGGTTCACAACGCATCTCTGTTTCTGGAGAATTCTAACAGCGACACAATACACGAAAAAATAAGGAGGCTTTCCAATGCAGGACCTTCCCGAACGCCTCTGCTCGCGAAGTTTGCAACCCGTCCAGCGGTGTGTGGTAGTAGTTATTCATAGGAAGATTGTGTAAGTTCTACATTCATAGAATTTCTATTGGATCCTTGAAAAACATTACTAAGATCATTTTACTCGTGCTACAGCTAAAGCCTCAAACCTAAAAAAGGAGCGACTTCATAATGAAAAGCACACTGTTTTTGTTTTTTTTTATGCTGCTTTTTGTTCCAGACGCTTTCTCCCAGAACTATCAAGACTATACACAGTTCAGTTTACCGGAGGGTACCAAAGTTCGCCTCGGAAAAGGTTCGGTATCTGGAAATGTTGCTTTCTCACCAGATGGCAGTCTCCTTGCTGTGGCGAGTTCTATCGGTATTTGGCTCTACGATACGGCAACCTATCAAGAAATCGCACTGCTTGCGGAACATGGGAATTATATCAACAGCGTAGTTTTCAGTCCGGATGGAGAAAAAATCGCTAGTAGCAGTTATTATATCATTCGTCTCTGGAATGTTAATACAAGAACACAATATCAGACGCTAAAAGGACACACCGATGAAGTTAGCAGCATCGTCTTCAGTCCAGATGGAAACACACTTGCGAGTGGGAGTGATGACGAAACCATTCGCATTTGGGATGCGGAGACTGGAGCACTCCTGCAAACCTTTGAAGCGCATCGTTATGTAGTCAACAGCATAGCGTTCGGTCCGGATGGAAATACGATCGTTAGTGGCGGCAAATACGATAAAATCATACGCCTCTGGGATGCGGAAACCGGCACACTCCTACAAACCTTCATAGGACATTTGTATGGGGCTAAGAGTGTAACGTTCAGTCCGGATGGAAATACGATCGTTAGTGGCGGCACGGACGGGACCATACGTTTCTGGGATACGGCATCTGCGGTACTATTGCAGACGCTCACAGAGCATACGGACAGGGTCAACAGCATAGTGTTCAGTCCAGATGCACACTCTATTGTGAGTGCCAGTGAAGACGGAACCATCCGTCTGTGGGATACTGAGTCAGGAGACCTCCTGCAAACGATCACTGGACATAGTAGTATTGTCTTTAGCGCATCGTTCAGTCCGGATCGGAAAACTATCGTTAGCAGCAGTGACGATCAAACCATCCGCCTTTGGGAGGCTGAGACAGGTGTGCACCTGCTCACACTGATAGGGTATACGGATGGTGTCGCCAGTCTGACGTTCAGTCCAGATGGAAATACGATCGCTACTGGAAATTGGGATAATACCATTCGTCTCTGGAATGTTGATATAGGGACACAATATCGGACACTCACGGGACATACGCATGCTGTCGGCAGCCTTGCGTTCAGTCCGGATGGAAATATGATCGTTAGTGGTAGTCGGGATGAAACGGTTCGCCTCTGGGATGTGGTATCTGGAACTCATATACGGACGATCACAGGACAATGGTTAGATTTCAACAGCGTCGCGTTCAGTCCGGATGGAAATACGATCGCTGGCACAGGTCGGGAGAATATCCATCTGTGGGATGCGGTGTCAGGACACCTTCTGCAGACACTTGATGGACATCCGCGAGGAGTCAGTAGCATAACCTTCAGTCCGGATGGAAAAACTATTGCAAGCGGTAGTTCCGATGAAACTATCCGTCTCTGGGATGCCGTGTCAGGAGAACTCTTGCGGACGCTCAAGGGACATACGTCCGTTATCAATAGTGTCGTTTTCAGCCCAGATGGACGATCGCTCGCGAGTGCGAGTCAAGATGATACAGTTCGTCTGTGGGATGTTGCTACAGGAGAAGTAAATCGGACTCTAAAGGGGCATCGTTGGCATGTTCAGGACGCGGCATTCAGCCCAGATGGACGCACCATTGTTAGTGCTGGCATTCTAACGCTTCGGCTCTGGGATGTTTCCACAGGAACACAATATCGGGTGCTTACAGGGCATGGAAATACTATCAACAGTGTGGCGTTCAGTCCAGATGGAAAAACTATTGCGAGTGGCAGTTTTGATGATACGGTACTCCTTTGGGAGTACATCCCTTTCACTACTACAGACGCTACGGTCCGCCTTTCACCCTCTACGGTGTCCTCGCCTGCTATCGGAGAACAACTCACGTTTTCTCTCAAAATCGCTGACGGTGAAAACGTCGCGGGTTATCAGGCATCTATGCTTTTTGATACCGCTACCCTTCGCTATGTAGAGAGTGCAAATGGAGATTATTTACCCATGGATGGGCTCTTTTTGCCGCCGGTTATTGATGGAAATACCGTGACGCTCGCTGGCACGTCTTTCACCGGAGAAAGCAACGGAGGCGGCACACTTGCCACCATCACATTTGAAATTGTTGCAATCAAAGCCTCTACCCTCATCCTATCTGATGTATTACTGACCGACGAGGCAGGAGGCAGTTCAATCCCGTTAGTACAAGCCGCGCGGATTACTGAACCATCCCAACTCCCGGAAGATGTCAATAAGGACGGTGTTGTCAATGTTTTAGACCTGACCTTTGTCGCGTCAAACTTCGGCAAACGTGGAGAAAATGCAGCGGATGTCAATGGTGATGGTATCGTCAATATTATAGATTTAACGCTTATCGCTGCGGCATTTGGAGATACGGCTGCTGCACCAGTTGTATGGGCACAAGATCTGGATATTGCCCCTACACCTACTGATGTAGAAGCCTGGCTGCGTGAAGCACATCAGGTTAACCGAACAGACCTCACTTTTCAGCGTGGGATCCAGATGTTAGAACAACTCCTTGCTGCGTTGACCCCGAGAGAGACGGCACTGCTGCCCAATTACCCGAATCCATTCAATCCTGAGACGTGGATACCGTATCAATTGACAGCACCTACTAATGCCAGCATCTCTATCTACTCAACAGACGGACAGTTGATACGGAGACTAAATTTAGGGCATCAATCTGTTGGTATTTATCGTCACCGTAGTCGAGCTGCGTATTGGGATGGCAAGAACACACTCGGCGAACCTGTGGCAAGCGGTGTCTATTTCTATACGCTAACCGCTGGTGATTTCACAATGACCCGGAAAATGTTGATAAGGAAGTGATTAATTGTCAAATACTGTACAAACCGATTCTGGCGGAAGGCTGGGAAAGTCGCCATCACCGGGTATCGTGCGCGTATTCGGTGTTGGTTTATATATGCCCTATGCTAAGCAAATATGGAAAACACTGATGACGACAACGGGAAATTTCATAACAAAAAAGGTGCCTCTTTACCTATTTTTAACACTACTTTTTGTTTCAACCCCTTATCTGCCAAACGCTTTTGCTCAAGATTATCAAGACTATATGCAGTTCAGTTTACCCGAAGGTGCCAAAGCACGCTTTGGAAAAAGCTCGATATCCGGAGATATTGCTTTCTCGCCAGATGGTAAGCGGCTGGCGGTGACAAGTGCTATAGGCATTTGGCTCTACGATACAGTAACCTATAAAGAGGTGGCTCTGCTTACCGGACATACGGCTCGGGTCACCAGTGTAGTGTTTAGTCCAGATGGACGCACAATCGCGAGTGGAGGTGCCGACCATACCATTCGTCTGTGGGATGCAGCGTCTGGCATACTTTTGCGGACGTTCACGGGGCATACGTGGGGTGTCACCAGCGTGGCGTTCAGTCCAAATGGACGCACCATTCTCAGTGGCAGTGGTGACAGTACTGTCCGTCTGTGGGATATAGCATCTGGCATACTTTTGCGGACGTTCATCGGACATACGGACGATGTCACCAGCGTGGCGTTCAGCCCAGATGGAAAGACTGTTGTAAGCGGGAGCAAGGACACAATCGTCCGTTTGTGGGATGTGGTGTCCGGATCGCATCGGGCACTTACGGGGCATTGGTCAGATATCAACAGTGTGGTTTTCAGTCCGGATGGTAGTATTGTTGCCAGTGGGAGTGACGACGGAACCATCCATCTGTGGGATATAGAGACTGAAGCACTTCTGCAAACCCTCGGGGACCATGAGAATAATGTTACCAGTGTAGCATTCAGTCCAGATGGACGCACGATTGTCAGTGGCAGTTACGACCTCACAATTCGTCTCTGGGACGCAGTTCTCGGACAACTCCAACAAACGCTTACAGGGCATTCGCATTGGGTCACCAACGTGGTCTTCAGCCCTGACGGAAAAACGCTCGCCAGTACCGGATGGGATAATACTATCCGTCTATGGGATGCAGTATCTGGCGTAGTTTTGCGGACGCTTAAGGGATATACAGAAGGTTTCAGAAGCGTCGCGTTCAGTCCGGATGGAAAAATTATTGCTACTGGAAGTAGAATCGACGAGAGTGTCCGTCTATGGGATGCGGGGACTGGAGCACTCTTGCAAGCTTTCAGAGCACATCCGTATTATGTCACCAGTGTAGCGTTCAGTCCGGATGGAAATACCATCATCAGTGAGGGTTTCGACGAAAATATCCATCTGTGGGATGTGGGGACTGGAGCACTCCTGCGAACCTTGAAAGTACCATCTGGGGTTGGAAGCGTGGCGTTCAGTCCCCATGAGCCCATAATTGCCAGTGGAGGAGGTGACGGAACCATTCATTTGTGGGATGCGGAGACTGGAGCACTCCTGCAAACCCTAATAGGACATACGAAGAGCGTTGGAAGTGTCGTGTTCAGTCCGGATGGAAATACACTTGCGAGTGGGAGTTTCGATCGTACCATCCGTCTGTGGGATATGACATCTGGAACACATCTGCAAACACTTACAGGACATACGTGGAATGTCTACAGCGTCGCGTTCAGTCCAGATGCACGCACGCTTGTCAGTGGTGGATACGACGAGATCGTACGTCTCTGGGATGTGCGGACTGGCTCCCTTCTGCAAACCTTCACAGGACATACGTCCCCGATTGAGAGCGTGGCGTTCAGTCCGGATGGAAATACACTTGCGAGTGTAAGTGGGGACACGACCATCCGTCTATGGGATACGGCATCTGGAACGCATCCGAGGACGCTCACAGGGCATAGGTTTGGGGTCACCAGCATAGCATTCAGCCCAGATGGAAATACATTTGCAACGGTGAGTTGGGATGGGACGGTACTTCTATGGGATCTGATGTCCTCACCTACTTCTAAAGCAACGGTAAGCGTTTCGCCTAGCTCCGTGCGATCGCCTGCTATTGGAGAGCAACTCACATTTTCTCTCAAAATCGCTGACGGTGAAAACGTCGCGGGTTATCAGGCAACTGTACATTTTGATGCCGCTGCCCTCCACTATGTGGAGAGTGCAAACGGAGACTATCTACCCGCAGACGCACTCTTTACGCCACTGATCGTTCAAGAAGACCAAGTGTCCCTATCCGGTAAGTCTCCTGCCGTCGAAAACAATGGAGACGGCACCCTTGCCACCATCACATTTGAAGTTGTTGCTGTCAAATACTCTATTGTAAGTCTATCTGATGTACGACTAATAGATAGTAGCGGGCGCAGTTCAAGTCTGAAAATAGAGGTCTCGGAAATAATTGAAACCCCGCAAATCGCTGAAGATATCAATGGAGATGGAGTCGTTAACATTATAGATTTGATCGTTGTTGTATCGAGTTTTGGCAAACGAGGACAAAACAACGCGGATGTCAATGGTGATGGTATCGTCAATATTATAGATTTGACGCTTGTCGCTGCAGCATTTGAAAATATAGCTGCCGCCCCTGAAGTGTTATGGAGTCTCAATGCTGAGGGCATGCCTACACGGGCAGAAGTGGAAGCCTGGCTGCGTGAAGCACATCAGGTGAACCGAACAGACCTCACTTTTCAGCGTGGGATCCAGGTGTTAGAACAACTCCTTGCTGCGTTGACCCCGAAAGAGACAGCACTGCTGCCCAATTATCCGAATCCATTCAATCCTGAGACGTGGATACCGTATCAATTGGCAGCACCTGCCGATGTTACCTTCTCCATCCATTCTACTGGTGGGAGATTGGTTCGGACGTTAGAAGTGGGGTATCAATCGGTAGGCATCTATGAATCTCGTAGCCGTGCAGCATATTGGGATGGAAGGAACTCCTTCGGCGAGTCTGTTGCGAGTGGTGTCTATTTCTATACGTTAACAGCAGGCGATTTTACTGCGACGCGAAAAATGCTAATCCGGAAGTAACATACCTGTAAAATTTCCTTCCAATAATTTGACTTTTTATAGGTTTTATGGTATATTCCAACCAATCAAAGTTGGAGTCTTACCCATAAAACATTTTTGCCAAAATCCACACGACAAAAGAAGAACAAACATTAGGGGCGTTATTAAGGCTTACTGAACCTAATGGACGTTTTCGCTTGCCAATTTGATTCCAACTACTTAGGATCAGCAATTCACTAACAAAAAGGAAATTTAAGTCTATGAAAACAGCGTTTTTTTCTACATTAACAATTCTTTGTGTGATAACTCTATTTTTCTCTTACAACAGTTTTGCGCAAGATTCACCACAATGGCATCTGCCTGAAGGTGCTACTGCGCGTCTTGGTAAAGGTTGGTTATATGAAATTCAGTATTCACCCGATGGTACACGGTTTGCCGCTGCAGGGACCCTCGGCGTTTGGATTTATGATACCGCAACCAACAAAGAAATATCGCTCCTTCCCGGATACGGGATTGGCGTTTCGGCATTAGCGTACTCTCCCGATGGAAACATACTCGCCAGTGGAAGTGCCTACGGGAGCATCCGCTTGTGGGATACTAAAACGGGTGAGGTCTTACACACCCTTGATGAACACAGGAGGAGCGTCCGCAGCCTCGTTTTCAATTCTGATGGGTCTGTACTTGCGAGTGGCAGCAGAGATGATACGATCCGTCTATGGAACCCCGACACCGGCGAACTCCTGAAAACGCTTGAGGGCCATACGGAAGGGGTCAATAGTGTCGCTTTCAGTGCTGATGATGGCACGATTATCAGTGCAAGTCGAGACGATACCATCCGTATATGGGATGTTGCTACGGGGGTACTGCAGCAAACGCTTGAGGAACATCGAGATAATGTCGCGAGTGTTGTAATCAGCCCTGATGGGGCAACCCTCGCCAGCGGTGATTTGAACGCCATTATCCACCTGTGGGATACAACGACCTGGACAATCAGAGAGACGCTTCTTGGACATACCTCTCATATCTATGACCTGAAATTTAGTCCGGACGGTAGTCTTCTGGCGAGTGCAGGTGAGGATGATACCGTCCGGTTGTGGGACGCTGCCACGGGCGACCCCTTAAACATGCTTTCCGATCATACTGCTGATGTCTTTGGACTTGCTTTTACGCCAGATGGATCGGTGCTTACCAGTGGCGCGTGGGATGCTTCAATACGTTCGTGGAATCCTGTAACAGGCGAACATCTGGAAACTATTACAGGGCATACGGATGCTGTCGCCAGCGTTACCTTTAGTGCTGATGGCAGGATCCTTGCCACCCGGAGTTGGGATAAAACCATCCGACTCTGGGATGCCGATACAGGTGAACTTCGGCATACCCTCATTGGGCACCAAGATGATGTTGATGTTGTTGTCTTTGCCCCTGATGGCAAAACACTCGCGAGTGGTAGCCAAGACAACACCGTCCGTTTATGGGATGCTATCACGGGTGAACACGTAAAGACCCTCAGAGGACATTATTCCTATCTGATAAGTCTTGCGTTCAGTCCAGATGGAAGTATCTTGGCGAGTGGTAGTGAGGACGACAGCATCCGTTTGTGGGATGTTACTACAGGTCAATATATCGGAGGATTGTGGGAGCATGAAGCAGGTGTCGAAACGCTTGCGTTTAGCCCCGATGGTACTATGCTCGCCAGTGGCAGTCGTGACGATAGAATTATCTTGTGGGATATCAAAACACGTGAAGTTGTACATACTATCAGTGAACATGAGGACGATGTTTGGGCAGTTGCGTTCAGTCCGGATGGCAAAAAGCTTGCAAGTGGTGGGCGCGACAAGGTCTCCTTATGGGATGTCGCTACGGCAGAACTTCTACAGACATTTCGTAGACCCGTTGATCGCGAAGTGCCGGTAGACGCACCGGAGGAATTGACAGGCGACGTGCCTACAGATCTCCCGGCAAATGCTACAAGTATTGTTTTTAGCCCTGATGCTAAAGTCCTTGTCAGTGGAAGTTACGACAGAACCATTCGCTTGTGGAACATTGCCACGGGCGAACAGCTTAGAACACTTGAAGGACATTCATATTCTATTACGAGTGTCGCTGTTAGTCCTGGGAGTACCACAATTGCGAGCGGAAGCGTCGACGGAACAGTCCTCTTATGGGCATTTCCTGACGTAATGATTGCCACCGCGGTTTTAGGCGACTTGAATGGCGACGGTATGGTCAATATCCAAGATATAGTGCTGATTGCAGCCAGTTTCGGGGCATCTGGTGAGAACGATGCCGACCTGAACAGCGATGGTGTTGTCAACATTCAAGATCTCATTCTGATTGCAAATGCATTCGGGAATGCTGCAGGCGCACCTTCAGCACACGCGTTATCGGCGACACAGGTAGAACAGTGGTTGCGTCTCGCCAAGCGAGAGGCTTCACGAACGATCCAAATTTTAGACTTCCCGCGTCGCTTCTCCTATGACCGAGGGATTCTGGTGCTGGAGCAGCTTTTGAAAACGTTGGCTCCACAAGAAACAGTGTTGCTTGCCAACTATCCGAATCCGTTTAACCCAGAAACATGGATCCCGTATCAATTGGCAGAGCCTGCCGATGTTAGTATTTCCGTCTATTCTGCGGATGGAAAATTGGTTCGGACATTGGAGTTAGGACACCAGCCAGTGGGTATCTATGAATCTCGGAGTCGTGCGGCGTATTGGGATGGACGCAATACAGTGGGTGAACCGGTTGCGAGTGGTGTCTATTTCTATACCTTAACAGCAGGCGATTTCACCGCAACACGCAAGATGTTGATACGGAAGTAAGCTGTTCCAAAGCATAGAAACTTCTTAGGGGAAGGCTGCTAAGCCTTCCCCTATTTTTGTGTCTAAAAGTGCATCCATTGATGTGTAACTAACGAACCAAGGCATTTTTTGTGAGTGACTGATTTTTCAGTCACTTTTGATATTTTTGTACTCAAAACATTGCACAATGGAGGAATTTAATGAATTTGGGTTTGTTGTTATCTACTGTTATTTCTGCTGTGCCGGTAGACGAAATAGATGGAAAGAAAATCAGTGTAGATCCTGAAGATGAATCTCTATTAACCGAACAGGAATCCAAAAACCTGAAAACTTGCACACATAACTTGGCTGCAATTGGTGAAGCATTACAGACCTACGAAAAGGAACATAACGATTTTCCAGAGTGGCTTTCCGAACTTCATCCCACATATTTGATGGATGTAAATATCCTAATCTGTCCCGCAGATGAAGATCAAGGCGAGCCAATTTTGCCCTATAACACCGACCCGAATCTTCCGGTAAGTTACAATTATGATTGCGACCCAGAATATTATCAGCGATGGCTGAAAAAAGAACGTCATGTCTATAACGACGCAAACCCGATTGTTCGATGTCCGCACCACGCAAACCCAGAAGTAGATAGTCCCTTAATTTCAAATCTCTATTTAAATTTAAGTTTTTCCAATACTATTTATTTATCAGAAGGTGATTGGAGGAAACATCCAATAAAAATGTACGGAAGTCTTGAAGCAGCAATCGCTGGATATGAAAGTGCCCTTCAACGTGTTCCTGAAGATCCAAATTTCTTCAATCTCTATTCTGAGCTTATTCGTCTCTATGTGGAGGCAGAACGAGGCAATGATGCTGAAAGCCTCATTGATAACTTTAAATCCATCATGAAACCG of Candidatus Poribacteria bacterium contains these proteins:
- a CDS encoding PorV/PorQ family protein, which encodes MIKFRLIYLYLLTASLIPAATCLAADEGAHAAEFLSHGVGARALGMGSAFVAIADDATATYWNPAGLTKVKKHSFSAMYSDTFSTGDGSWLSRGLVTYNFLNYVYQIEDIGSLGLSWIRLGVDDIPRTTFIDVNNNGFLGDFQDKNGNGIKDEGEPFIDKPEVAEYFSNTDNALLISYARQVHPMVSVGGNLKLLNQSIFENSGNGFGIDIGLIAEPYKGVRVGAMLLDATGTQVRWDTPDKPTFTRTRRLRFGAAYQFTVPRLGKGAIGADFETDQADLETDGSGGGLVLRVGAEYWLFNTLALRGGWNGHGLSAGAGLRLRVNAMSFFVNYAFNTHTLGGSQRISVSGEF
- a CDS encoding T9SS type A sorting domain-containing protein, which encodes MKSTLFLFFFMLLFVPDAFSQNYQDYTQFSLPEGTKVRLGKGSVSGNVAFSPDGSLLAVASSIGIWLYDTATYQEIALLAEHGNYINSVVFSPDGEKIASSSYYIIRLWNVNTRTQYQTLKGHTDEVSSIVFSPDGNTLASGSDDETIRIWDAETGALLQTFEAHRYVVNSIAFGPDGNTIVSGGKYDKIIRLWDAETGTLLQTFIGHLYGAKSVTFSPDGNTIVSGGTDGTIRFWDTASAVLLQTLTEHTDRVNSIVFSPDAHSIVSASEDGTIRLWDTESGDLLQTITGHSSIVFSASFSPDRKTIVSSSDDQTIRLWEAETGVHLLTLIGYTDGVASLTFSPDGNTIATGNWDNTIRLWNVDIGTQYRTLTGHTHAVGSLAFSPDGNMIVSGSRDETVRLWDVVSGTHIRTITGQWLDFNSVAFSPDGNTIAGTGRENIHLWDAVSGHLLQTLDGHPRGVSSITFSPDGKTIASGSSDETIRLWDAVSGELLRTLKGHTSVINSVVFSPDGRSLASASQDDTVRLWDVATGEVNRTLKGHRWHVQDAAFSPDGRTIVSAGILTLRLWDVSTGTQYRVLTGHGNTINSVAFSPDGKTIASGSFDDTVLLWEYIPFTTTDATVRLSPSTVSSPAIGEQLTFSLKIADGENVAGYQASMLFDTATLRYVESANGDYLPMDGLFLPPVIDGNTVTLAGTSFTGESNGGGTLATITFEIVAIKASTLILSDVLLTDEAGGSSIPLVQAARITEPSQLPEDVNKDGVVNVLDLTFVASNFGKRGENAADVNGDGIVNIIDLTLIAAAFGDTAAAPVVWAQDLDIAPTPTDVEAWLREAHQVNRTDLTFQRGIQMLEQLLAALTPRETALLPNYPNPFNPETWIPYQLTAPTNASISIYSTDGQLIRRLNLGHQSVGIYRHRSRAAYWDGKNTLGEPVASGVYFYTLTAGDFTMTRKMLIRK